A stretch of Ferribacterium limneticum DNA encodes these proteins:
- a CDS encoding GIY-YIG nuclease family protein: MTSGLNQFIQSANETAAIKLQFDLVCSNANLVNPECGAIGDALNTDLATPGIYYWSMLVGESEYKIYVGKTNSLLRRIKDYLKEFQPHSPNDYKLRIFQQAAVKRYPNAKFSLRFFSANVANLTKLENDMVTLLDPLLNQRAKPPAQAKTALQHAFEAYYIAGFSTLLEQ, from the coding sequence ATGACATCAGGTCTGAACCAATTCATTCAATCAGCCAACGAGACTGCGGCGATCAAATTACAGTTTGACCTTGTCTGCTCGAATGCCAATCTTGTAAACCCAGAGTGCGGAGCCATCGGCGACGCACTCAATACTGATCTCGCAACACCTGGAATCTATTATTGGTCAATGCTTGTTGGTGAGAGCGAATACAAAATATACGTTGGCAAAACGAACTCACTCCTGCGCCGAATAAAGGACTACCTGAAGGAGTTTCAGCCGCACTCGCCGAACGACTACAAGCTACGTATTTTTCAGCAGGCTGCTGTGAAGCGTTACCCCAACGCCAAGTTTTCGCTTCGATTTTTCAGCGCCAATGTCGCTAATCTCACAAAGCTCGAGAACGATATGGTTACCCTTCTTGACCCTTTATTAAATCAACGAGCCAAGCCACCAGCGCAAGCGAAAACAGCACTCCAGCATGCGTTCGAGGCTTATTACATAGCGGGGTTTTCAACGCTGCTAGAACAATAA
- a CDS encoding DUF4160 domain-containing protein translates to MAPTVLRDGQFRLFFFSREEPRIHVHVSHPDGEAKFWLTPSVHLATSAGLNQRLLREAQSVVENHLGEITNAWHSHFGT, encoded by the coding sequence ATGGCACCTACAGTTCTTCGTGACGGTCAGTTTCGGCTATTCTTCTTTTCTCGGGAGGAGCCGCGCATCCATGTTCATGTCTCACACCCTGACGGCGAAGCAAAGTTCTGGCTGACGCCCAGTGTTCACCTGGCAACGTCGGCTGGTCTCAACCAGCGCCTGCTGCGTGAAGCACAATCCGTTGTTGAAAACCATCTTGGGGAGATTACCAATGCCTGGCACAGTCATTTCGGCACCTGA
- a CDS encoding DUF2442 domain-containing protein has translation MPGTVISAPEVTHVSKHGFWLLLADEEVLLPFEQFPWFRRATIDQISHVEWPTPEHLYWPELDIDLSLESIRQPDTFPLVSKALP, from the coding sequence ATGCCTGGCACAGTCATTTCGGCACCTGAAGTCACCCACGTTTCAAAACACGGATTCTGGTTGTTGCTGGCGGATGAAGAGGTTCTCCTGCCGTTTGAGCAATTCCCGTGGTTTCGCCGCGCCACCATCGATCAGATTTCTCATGTCGAATGGCCTACGCCGGAGCATCTTTACTGGCCAGAGTTGGATATCGATCTTTCGCTTGAGTCGATTCGCCAACCGGATACGTTCCCGCTGGTATCAAAAGCGCTGCCCTGA
- a CDS encoding IS4 family transposase: MDDIKRRRIAGQVKRFCGRFAQGPGAALGQVIPQQSLTQWINEAAENRRERVYGPLQTLILFIEQVLGADQSCQDAVARGVSQRVALGQSPCSLNNGPYCKARARLALNLVERLGREVGERLNVAQPDAWRWRGREVKLIDGTTVSMPDTPANQSEFPQSKIQKAGLGFPLARLVAIISLSCGAVLEWATGPCEGKRTGETSLLWQLTPHFRSGDIAIADRYFSGYFMLAWLIRHGVDVVVRQHQLRHTDFRRGRRLGSKDHVVAWVRPQRPAWMDAATFAAMPESLLLREARVGGLTLVTSLIEAGQVSKKELLVLYHARWQVELDLRSIKTVMQMGVLRCKSPEMVKKEIAVHLLAYNLVRAVMAQAALLGHVLPRQLSFKATLQLVRAFEENLRHAPRGRLAPRRAYLLAGVSRLRLPNRPGRVEPRAVKRRAKPQSLLTQPRHILKAALMKQQQMLHDEALR; encoded by the coding sequence ATGGATGATATCAAGCGGCGGCGAATTGCAGGACAGGTCAAACGCTTTTGCGGGCGATTTGCCCAAGGACCGGGCGCTGCGTTGGGGCAAGTCATTCCGCAGCAAAGCCTGACGCAGTGGATCAATGAAGCAGCGGAAAACCGTCGTGAGCGCGTCTATGGCCCGCTGCAAACCCTGATTCTCTTTATCGAGCAAGTGCTGGGGGCAGATCAAAGCTGCCAAGACGCCGTAGCCCGAGGGGTCAGTCAGCGGGTGGCGCTAGGGCAGTCGCCGTGCAGTCTGAACAACGGTCCCTACTGCAAGGCGCGGGCACGACTGGCGCTGAACCTGGTTGAGCGGCTTGGTCGAGAAGTCGGAGAACGGCTGAACGTGGCTCAGCCCGATGCCTGGCGCTGGCGCGGTCGGGAGGTCAAGCTCATCGACGGCACGACGGTTTCCATGCCCGACACCCCGGCGAACCAGTCCGAGTTTCCCCAGAGCAAAATCCAGAAAGCAGGTCTGGGCTTTCCGCTGGCGCGCCTGGTGGCGATCATCTCCTTATCCTGCGGCGCGGTGCTGGAATGGGCTACTGGACCTTGCGAGGGCAAACGAACCGGAGAGACATCACTGCTCTGGCAATTGACCCCTCACTTTCGATCAGGCGATATCGCCATCGCCGACCGCTATTTCTCCGGTTATTTCATGCTGGCCTGGCTGATCCGGCACGGGGTGGATGTGGTTGTGCGGCAGCACCAACTGCGGCATACCGACTTTCGCCGAGGGCGGCGGCTGGGATCAAAGGATCACGTTGTCGCCTGGGTGCGTCCGCAACGTCCCGCCTGGATGGATGCCGCAACCTTTGCTGCGATGCCTGAAAGCCTGCTCTTGCGGGAAGCCCGCGTCGGTGGCTTGACCTTGGTGACGAGCCTCATCGAGGCAGGGCAAGTCAGCAAGAAAGAACTGCTGGTTCTCTATCATGCTCGCTGGCAGGTGGAACTGGACTTGCGTTCGATCAAGACCGTGATGCAGATGGGGGTGCTGCGCTGCAAAAGTCCGGAAATGGTCAAAAAGGAAATTGCCGTGCACCTGCTGGCCTACAACCTGGTCCGTGCGGTAATGGCTCAGGCGGCCCTCCTTGGTCATGTTCTACCCCGTCAGTTGAGCTTCAAGGCAACCCTGCAACTGGTCCGCGCTTTCGAGGAAAACCTGCGCCATGCACCCCGAGGACGGCTGGCACCACGCCGCGCTTATCTCCTCGCCGGGGTCTCTCGATTGCGACTGCCAAACCGGCCAGGCCGGGTCGAACCCCGCGCCGTCAAGCGACGAGCCAAACCGCAATCACTCCTCACTCAACCCCGCCATATCCTCAAGGCTGCACTCATGAAACAACAACAGATGCTTCATGACGAAGCATTAAGGTAG
- a CDS encoding N-acetylmuramoyl-L-alanine amidase, with translation MEKKGKFVRMSLVEFTGWLNANRFDRQIGVIQNHHTYIPAYAHFKGNNHIALCESMERSHLERGFAEIAQNLTIFPDGDVVLCRSFNTIPAGIKGANRNGLCIENLGNFNLGGDVMSEAQRKAIVAVNARLLMRFGLPCDTDHVVYHHWWDLNSGQRTNGSGNTKSCPGTAFFGGNSVAAAQADFLPLIAAAMGAAANPPAPPQALFQGEVNTPSLRIRDTPGVDGTQLGAVANGALLAIYEVRNGWYRIHPTAQRWVSGRYVAKRE, from the coding sequence ATGGAAAAGAAGGGAAAGTTCGTCCGCATGTCGCTTGTCGAATTCACCGGCTGGCTCAATGCCAATCGGTTCGACCGGCAGATCGGCGTCATCCAGAACCACCACACCTATATCCCGGCTTATGCCCATTTCAAGGGCAATAACCACATCGCCCTGTGTGAAAGCATGGAGCGCTCCCATCTGGAGCGGGGATTTGCTGAGATCGCCCAGAACCTGACGATATTCCCGGATGGTGACGTTGTTTTGTGCCGCAGCTTCAACACGATTCCGGCCGGCATCAAGGGGGCTAATCGAAATGGCCTGTGCATCGAGAATCTGGGTAACTTTAATCTGGGCGGGGACGTCATGAGCGAGGCCCAGCGCAAGGCTATCGTGGCGGTTAACGCACGGCTGCTGATGCGTTTTGGCCTGCCTTGCGACACCGATCATGTGGTCTATCACCACTGGTGGGATCTGAATTCCGGACAACGTACCAACGGCAGCGGCAACACCAAGTCTTGCCCGGGCACCGCGTTCTTTGGCGGCAACAGCGTGGCTGCCGCCCAGGCCGACTTTCTCCCGCTGATCGCCGCTGCGATGGGCGCGGCGGCCAATCCACCCGCGCCGCCGCAGGCCCTGTTCCAGGGCGAGGTCAATACCCCCTCGCTTCGTATCCGCGACACGCCTGGCGTCGATGGCACCCAACTCGGTGCTGTGGCCAATGGCGCGCTGCTGGCGATCTACGAGGTGCGTAACGGTTGGTACCGCATCCATCCGACGGCGCAACGCTGGGTCAGCGGCCGCTACGTCGCCAAGCGGGAATAA
- a CDS encoding SRPBCC family protein — MPGTVRLHRVLKAPAERVYRAFTTPEAMSKWLPPHGFTCTVHHMEARVGGTFRMSFTNFTTQQAHTFSGEYLELVPDKLLRYTDQFDDPNLPGVLQVSISMTPVLCGTELNIVQENIPDAIPVEMCYLG; from the coding sequence ATGCCAGGAACCGTTCGCCTTCACCGCGTCTTGAAAGCCCCGGCCGAGCGCGTGTATCGCGCCTTTACGACCCCCGAAGCGATGAGCAAGTGGTTGCCGCCCCATGGTTTCACCTGCACGGTTCACCACATGGAGGCGCGGGTGGGCGGGACTTTCCGGATGTCTTTCACCAACTTCACGACGCAGCAAGCGCATACCTTCAGTGGCGAGTATCTCGAACTCGTTCCCGACAAGCTGCTGCGCTACACCGACCAGTTCGACGACCCCAATCTGCCGGGCGTCTTGCAGGTGAGCATTTCGATGACGCCGGTCTTATGTGGCACCGAGCTCAATATCGTCCAGGAGAACATTCCGGACGCGATTCCGGTCGAGATGTGCTATCTCGGCTAG
- a CDS encoding GFA family protein has translation MIYKGSCHCGQIAFEVEGELAKVMDCNCSICSRMGSLHWFVPRDTLRLLTPESNLATYSFGKQSIKHHFCPKCGIHPFGEGTDPAGNRMAAVNARCLEDVDLSALAVIHLDGRSL, from the coding sequence ATGATCTACAAAGGCAGTTGTCACTGCGGGCAAATCGCTTTCGAGGTGGAAGGCGAACTGGCCAAGGTCATGGATTGCAATTGCTCCATCTGTTCGCGCATGGGCTCGCTGCACTGGTTCGTGCCGCGCGACACGTTGCGCCTGCTGACGCCGGAGAGCAACCTGGCGACCTACAGCTTCGGCAAGCAGTCGATCAAGCATCACTTCTGCCCGAAGTGCGGCATCCATCCGTTTGGCGAGGGCACGGACCCGGCCGGGAACCGCATGGCGGCGGTGAATGCGCGTTGTCTTGAGGACGTCGATCTCTCGGCGCTGGCGGTCATTCATCTTGATGGTCGGTCTCTGTAG
- a CDS encoding LysR family transcriptional regulator, translating into MDETMRYDLPDLRLVAAIADSGSLTRAAELVHLAPSSASHRLTQLEAALGIPLFSRHARGLNPTPAGESLLRHARQVFAQLEQMHADLAPYASGLHSQVTVFANTNAINCFLPEDLGDFLREHPRVRVSLEEQPSPAIIQAVAAGQVEIGVVASEVGLTGVETRPYRQDRLVLIVAPGHPLAEKSELAFADVLAEPFVCLHAGSAIHTFMMNHAARLGGRLDVRIQVRSFSAVCRMVAAGVGIGMVPRSAATDGVKTIEITDSWAPRDLQLCIRSRAALSQAAAALFDHLAGKGSHV; encoded by the coding sequence ATGGACGAAACCATGCGCTACGATCTTCCCGACCTGCGGCTGGTCGCCGCCATCGCCGATTCCGGCAGCCTGACCCGGGCGGCTGAACTGGTGCATCTCGCCCCCTCCTCGGCCAGCCATCGGCTGACGCAGCTCGAAGCCGCCCTTGGCATCCCGCTCTTCTCACGCCATGCCCGCGGCCTGAATCCGACCCCGGCCGGCGAATCGCTGCTCCGCCACGCCCGGCAAGTCTTCGCCCAACTCGAACAGATGCACGCCGACCTGGCCCCCTACGCCAGCGGCCTGCACAGCCAGGTCACCGTCTTCGCCAACACCAACGCCATCAACTGTTTCTTGCCCGAAGACCTCGGCGATTTCCTGCGTGAACACCCGCGCGTCCGCGTCAGCCTCGAAGAACAGCCCAGCCCGGCAATCATCCAGGCCGTCGCGGCCGGCCAGGTGGAAATCGGTGTCGTCGCCTCGGAAGTCGGGCTGACCGGGGTCGAAACCCGGCCCTACCGGCAGGACAGGCTGGTCCTCATCGTCGCCCCCGGCCATCCGCTGGCCGAAAAAAGCGAACTGGCCTTCGCCGACGTGCTGGCCGAGCCCTTCGTTTGCCTGCACGCCGGCAGCGCCATCCACACCTTCATGATGAACCACGCCGCGAGGCTCGGCGGCCGGCTCGACGTCCGCATCCAGGTCCGCAGCTTCAGCGCCGTCTGCCGCATGGTAGCGGCCGGCGTCGGCATCGGCATGGTGCCGCGTTCCGCCGCTACCGATGGCGTAAAAACGATAGAAATCACCGACTCATGGGCGCCGCGTGACCTGCAGCTATGCATCCGCTCGCGGGCCGCACTCAGCCAGGCTGCTGCGGCCCTCTTCGACCATCTGGCCGGCAAGGGCAGTCACGTGTAA
- a CDS encoding DMT family transporter codes for MDKSNAYGASLALLAALGFSLKAIFVKLAYPYGVDAITLLALRMGFALPVFLWVGLAGQKAGASLSRGDWGRLVTLGCLGYYGASILDFWGLEYISAGLERLILFTYPTLTLLIGVLFQGKPFTRREGIAVALCYSGIGFAFIHDLGLGDTRSVLIGGALVFGSSVSYALYLSGSAPMIARLGAMRFSALAMLVSSAVTLLHFMAVQPFSAFIQPLPVYGWGLAMAIFATIVPVFAQSAAIRRIGAGQASLFGMVGPMLTIGFGWWLLDEAVSAAQMAGAALVVVGILIVSRR; via the coding sequence TTGGATAAATCGAACGCTTACGGGGCAAGTCTGGCACTGCTGGCGGCTCTCGGCTTTTCGCTGAAGGCGATTTTCGTCAAGCTGGCCTATCCGTACGGCGTCGATGCCATCACCCTGCTCGCCTTGCGCATGGGCTTTGCGCTGCCGGTTTTCCTGTGGGTCGGGCTGGCCGGGCAGAAGGCGGGGGCCAGCCTGTCGCGCGGCGATTGGGGCCGACTGGTCACCCTCGGCTGCCTTGGCTATTACGGCGCCAGTATTCTCGATTTCTGGGGGCTGGAATACATTTCGGCCGGCCTGGAACGCCTGATTCTGTTCACCTACCCGACGCTGACCCTCCTGATCGGCGTGCTCTTCCAGGGCAAGCCCTTCACCCGGCGCGAGGGCATCGCGGTGGCGCTGTGCTACTCGGGCATCGGCTTCGCGTTCATCCACGACCTTGGCCTGGGCGATACCCGCAGCGTGCTGATCGGCGGCGCCCTGGTCTTCGGCTCCAGCGTTTCGTATGCGCTCTACCTGTCCGGCAGCGCGCCGATGATCGCCCGGCTCGGCGCGATGCGCTTTTCGGCGCTGGCCATGCTGGTCTCGTCGGCCGTCACCTTGCTGCATTTCATGGCCGTGCAGCCGTTCTCGGCCTTCATCCAGCCGCTGCCGGTCTACGGCTGGGGGCTGGCGATGGCGATCTTTGCCACCATCGTGCCGGTCTTTGCCCAGTCGGCGGCCATTCGGCGGATCGGCGCCGGGCAGGCTTCGCTGTTCGGCATGGTCGGCCCGATGCTGACCATAGGCTTCGGCTGGTGGCTGCTCGACGAAGCCGTCTCAGCGGCGCAGATGGCCGGTGCGGCGCTGGTTGTCGTTGGAATATTGATCGTCAGCCGCAGGTAA
- a CDS encoding PTS sugar transporter subunit IIA: MIGILLITHGSYGEALIQNACHVLNKRPPQLNQLGVSAQDDPLDLLPLAREMLDLVDHGKGVLVLTDIFGASPSNLALKLLEPGHVEGLTGVNLPMLMRALTYRDKGMDTLLVRARDGGRDGILNMSDH, translated from the coding sequence ATGATCGGGATTCTGCTCATCACCCACGGTAGCTACGGCGAGGCACTCATTCAGAATGCCTGCCATGTGCTGAACAAGCGGCCGCCGCAGTTGAACCAGCTTGGCGTCTCCGCCCAGGATGACCCGCTGGACCTGCTGCCGTTGGCGCGTGAGATGCTCGATCTGGTCGATCACGGCAAGGGCGTGCTGGTGCTGACCGATATTTTCGGCGCCTCGCCATCCAACCTTGCCCTGAAATTGCTCGAACCCGGCCACGTCGAAGGACTGACCGGCGTCAATCTGCCGATGCTGATGCGCGCGCTGACCTATCGCGACAAAGGCATGGATACCCTGCTTGTTCGAGCCCGCGATGGCGGCCGTGACGGCATCCTCAACATGTCGGACCATTAA
- a CDS encoding HPr family phosphocarrier protein, whose protein sequence is MLTQETEIINKLGLHARASAKLTQLAGKYKCEVWMSKGTRRINAKSIMGVMMLAAGKGSKVTLETNGADEAEAMEALLALIADYFGEGE, encoded by the coding sequence ATGCTTACCCAAGAAACCGAAATCATCAACAAGCTGGGCCTGCATGCCCGCGCTTCCGCCAAACTGACCCAGCTCGCCGGCAAGTACAAGTGCGAAGTCTGGATGAGCAAGGGCACGCGCCGCATCAACGCCAAGAGCATCATGGGCGTGATGATGCTGGCCGCCGGCAAGGGCTCGAAGGTGACGCTGGAAACCAATGGCGCCGATGAAGCCGAGGCCATGGAAGCCTTGCTGGCGCTGATCGCCGACTATTTTGGCGAGGGGGAATAA
- the ptsP gene encoding phosphoenolpyruvate--protein phosphotransferase — MSFTLHGLGVSGGIAIGRAMLMSHATLEVSHLTLAPRMVDKEIERFDKAVNAVKEELILMKENTEHAPAELNAFIDIHTMFLEDPELAVKPRDIIRERRCNAEWALVQQMEQLVGQFEQFDDPYLRERKFDVVQVVERVVKELLGHRSRNALKTAKRSKEEALIVVAHDLSPADTIAFKEHRFAAFITDVGGATSHTSILARSMAIPAVLGLENARGLIRDGEQLIVDGLRGVVIVNPDQRVLDEYQLRKEQIELEKTKLKRLKTAKSETIDGVSVQLFANIELPNDVPVALESGAEGIGLFRTEFLFLDRGDMPDEQEQYEAYKKVVKGMAGRPVTIRTFDLGADKDLRPDNSAGDRVKTNPALGRRAIRLSLAEPRMFQIQLRAILRASKHGPIKLLIPMLAHAHEIDQTLAALEQAKSSLRGEKAAFDENIEVGGMIEIPAAALAIGLFLRRLDFLSIGTNDLIQYTLAIDRSDEQVAGLYDPLHPAVLMLIAHTLASAEKVGIPVSVCGEMAGDPDLTRLLLGMGLRIFSMHPSQILKVKNRVLKAEVNELAPNVRKMLRLDEPTKLREALEKLNS, encoded by the coding sequence ATGAGTTTCACACTGCACGGTCTGGGAGTTTCCGGCGGTATCGCCATCGGGCGGGCCATGCTGATGTCGCACGCGACGCTTGAGGTCTCGCACCTGACCCTGGCGCCGCGGATGGTCGACAAGGAAATCGAGCGCTTCGACAAGGCGGTCAATGCCGTCAAGGAAGAGCTGATCCTGATGAAGGAGAACACTGAGCACGCCCCGGCCGAGCTCAATGCCTTCATCGACATCCACACCATGTTCCTCGAAGACCCGGAACTGGCCGTCAAACCGCGCGACATCATCCGCGAGCGCCGCTGCAACGCCGAATGGGCGCTGGTCCAGCAGATGGAGCAGCTGGTCGGGCAATTCGAACAGTTCGACGACCCCTACCTGCGCGAGCGGAAATTCGATGTCGTGCAGGTCGTCGAGCGCGTCGTCAAGGAACTGCTTGGTCACCGCAGCCGCAACGCCCTGAAAACGGCCAAGCGCTCCAAGGAAGAGGCGCTGATCGTCGTCGCCCACGACCTGTCGCCGGCCGACACCATCGCCTTCAAGGAACACCGCTTCGCCGCCTTCATTACCGATGTCGGCGGCGCCACCTCGCACACCTCCATCCTCGCCCGTTCCATGGCGATCCCGGCCGTGCTCGGCCTGGAAAACGCCCGCGGCCTGATCCGCGACGGCGAGCAGCTGATCGTCGATGGCCTGCGCGGCGTCGTCATCGTCAATCCCGATCAGCGGGTGCTCGACGAATACCAGCTGCGCAAGGAACAGATCGAGCTTGAGAAAACCAAGCTCAAGCGCCTTAAAACCGCCAAATCGGAAACGATCGATGGCGTTTCAGTGCAGCTGTTTGCCAATATCGAACTGCCGAATGACGTCCCGGTCGCGCTGGAGTCCGGCGCCGAGGGCATCGGCCTGTTCCGTACCGAATTCCTCTTCCTCGACCGCGGCGACATGCCGGACGAGCAGGAGCAGTACGAAGCCTATAAAAAAGTGGTCAAGGGCATGGCCGGGCGACCGGTCACCATCCGTACCTTCGACCTTGGCGCCGACAAGGATCTGCGCCCGGACAACTCGGCCGGCGACCGGGTCAAGACCAACCCGGCCCTGGGCCGGCGGGCCATTCGCCTGTCGCTGGCCGAGCCGCGGATGTTCCAGATCCAGCTGCGGGCCATCCTGCGCGCCTCGAAGCACGGCCCGATCAAGCTGCTGATCCCGATGCTGGCGCACGCCCATGAAATCGACCAGACGCTGGCCGCCCTCGAACAGGCCAAATCCAGCCTGCGCGGCGAAAAAGCCGCCTTCGACGAGAACATCGAAGTCGGCGGCATGATCGAGATTCCCGCCGCCGCACTGGCCATCGGCCTCTTCCTGCGCCGGCTCGATTTCCTGTCGATCGGTACCAACGACCTGATCCAGTACACGCTGGCCATCGACCGTTCCGACGAACAGGTGGCCGGCCTCTACGACCCGCTGCACCCGGCCGTGCTGATGCTGATCGCCCATACGCTGGCTAGCGCCGAGAAAGTCGGCATTCCGGTTTCCGTCTGCGGCGAAATGGCCGGCGACCCGGACCTCACCCGCCTGCTGCTCGGCATGGGCCTGCGCATTTTCTCGATGCATCCGTCGCAGATCCTGAAGGTAAAGAACCGCGTGCTGAAGGCCGAGGTCAACGAACTCGCCCCCAACGTCCGCAAGATGCTGCGCCTCGATGAGCCGACCAAGCTGCGCGAAGCACTGGAGAAGCTGAATAGCTGA
- a CDS encoding tetratricopeptide repeat protein, which yields MPRLICQFCLAMCFSLGSLSALAGSPDDELRQAAMLHRGGETSRAVSIWKDLAAKGNVDAAYNLAVIHQHGDGVRLDYTTAMQWYRQAAEQGDKVSQLQIGLMYQIGQGVAPDEAEAHRWFTLHRRHHLHHEHEPKLVAWRQQALALIEERDRREQLAASHTTSSQVLAELRRRAGLVGERLTATAALEAATAIR from the coding sequence ATGCCCCGTCTGATATGCCAATTTTGTCTTGCCATGTGTTTTTCGCTGGGCAGTCTTTCTGCGCTGGCGGGAAGCCCCGATGATGAGCTGCGTCAGGCGGCCATGCTGCACAGGGGCGGTGAAACGAGCCGGGCTGTCTCGATCTGGAAGGATTTGGCCGCCAAGGGAAATGTCGATGCGGCGTACAACCTGGCGGTGATCCATCAGCATGGCGATGGCGTACGGCTGGACTACACAACGGCCATGCAGTGGTACCGGCAGGCGGCTGAGCAGGGCGACAAGGTGTCGCAGCTCCAGATTGGCCTGATGTACCAGATCGGTCAGGGGGTTGCGCCGGATGAGGCGGAAGCCCATCGCTGGTTCACCCTGCATCGCAGACACCACCTGCACCATGAGCATGAACCGAAGCTGGTCGCCTGGCGCCAGCAGGCTTTGGCCTTGATCGAGGAGCGCGATCGGCGTGAGCAACTGGCTGCCTCGCACACCACTTCGAGCCAGGTGCTGGCTGAACTCAGGCGTCGGGCCGGGCTGGTCGGCGAGCGGCTGACGGCCACGGCGGCACTGGAGGCGGCGACCGCCATCCGCTGA